From the Deinococcus hopiensis KR-140 genome, one window contains:
- a CDS encoding HD domain-containing phosphohydrolase codes for MDHAGRLIHMTSALPMPRPDDTFDYQALFDHAGVGLLEIAFDGSIRRINANGAAFFGHPTEVLVGENVINVTHPDDVPRTVEALEQVISGATPLVTVEKRYIRADGETVWSRSRVSLLPTCHGPATSVVAVIADITELKRAQQDLEALNISLQETLEGGLLGLGIALEARDLETSGHTTRVMQYSLQLGKALGLDDVTLNELKHGAGLHDLGKLTIPDAVLLKPGRLDAAEWALMQTHAHNGHEIASRIPTLPRLALDVIRHHHERWDGTGYPDRLAGTDIPLLARIFAVCDVYDALTSERPYKHAWSHEAALKELYVQRGRQFDADVVDAFLAIHAATTDSNDVT; via the coding sequence GTGGATCACGCAGGAAGGCTTATTCACATGACTTCAGCTCTACCAATGCCTCGTCCCGATGACACCTTCGACTATCAGGCGCTCTTCGATCATGCTGGCGTTGGCCTTCTGGAGATCGCGTTCGATGGCTCCATTCGGCGCATCAACGCCAATGGAGCAGCCTTTTTTGGTCATCCCACTGAGGTCCTGGTGGGGGAGAACGTGATCAACGTCACCCATCCCGACGATGTCCCCCGCACGGTTGAAGCGCTGGAGCAGGTGATCAGCGGCGCCACTCCGTTGGTCACCGTGGAAAAGCGCTACATCCGCGCAGATGGGGAAACCGTCTGGTCGCGTTCCCGCGTGTCCCTGCTGCCCACATGCCACGGCCCAGCCACCTCGGTGGTCGCGGTCATTGCGGATATCACCGAACTCAAGCGCGCGCAACAGGACCTTGAAGCGCTCAATATCAGCCTTCAGGAGACGCTGGAGGGCGGCCTGCTGGGTCTTGGCATCGCCCTGGAAGCCCGTGACTTGGAGACGTCCGGGCACACCACTCGGGTGATGCAATACAGCTTGCAGCTTGGAAAAGCCCTCGGTCTCGACGACGTGACACTCAATGAATTGAAGCACGGAGCGGGTCTGCATGACCTTGGAAAGCTCACCATCCCAGATGCGGTCCTCCTCAAGCCGGGTCGCCTGGATGCTGCCGAATGGGCGCTGATGCAAACCCATGCGCACAACGGTCACGAAATTGCTTCGCGGATTCCAACGCTACCGCGCTTGGCCCTGGATGTAATTCGGCACCACCACGAGCGCTGGGACGGCACGGGATATCCAGACCGCCTGGCAGGGACTGATATCCCCTTACTGGCACGAATTTTTGCGGTGTGTGACGTCTATGACGCACTGACGAGCGAACGGCCTTACAAGCACGCCTGGTCACATGAGGCGGCGCTGAAGGAGTTGTACGTTCAGCGTGGGCGGCAATTCGATGCCGACGTCGTGGACGCCTTTCTCGCCATCCATGCTGCAACCACAGATTCCAATGACGTGACTTGA